One part of the Desulfonema ishimotonii genome encodes these proteins:
- a CDS encoding RHS repeat domain-containing protein, which produces MPVAMTKGGQRYYLAYDQVGTLRAVADASGNAVKRIQYDSFGNVISDSDTAFAVPFGFAGGLYDADTGLIRFGYRDYDPDTGRWTAKDPILFVGGDTDLYGYCLGDPVNWVDLNGLASIQYRPLSGMNSVGWSPHAEKVNRVRGHQHIWFDNPVEINGKEYSNIGFFDNEARAERIIGSLSKYSPYHQIKDLDDEVLAKAVEMTPPRKKYKLLPPNQYNCQDWIDDVLKTYWKLMNNPCP; this is translated from the coding sequence ATGCCGGTCGCCATGACAAAGGGCGGGCAGCGGTATTATCTTGCGTATGATCAGGTCGGCACGCTGCGGGCGGTTGCGGATGCGTCCGGCAATGCGGTGAAACGCATTCAATATGATTCCTTCGGCAATGTCATCAGCGACAGCGACACCGCGTTTGCCGTGCCCTTCGGTTTCGCAGGCGGGCTGTATGACGCAGACACCGGGCTGATAAGGTTCGGGTATCGGGATTATGACCCGGATACGGGACGATGGACCGCCAAGGACCCGATTTTATTTGTCGGTGGCGATACGGATCTGTATGGGTATTGTCTGGGGGATCCGGTGAATTGGGTTGATTTGAATGGACTTGCTTCAATTCAATATCGGCCATTATCAGGCATGAATTCAGTTGGCTGGAGTCCGCACGCAGAAAAGGTCAACCGCGTACGGGGACACCAGCATATATGGTTTGATAACCCTGTCGAAATCAATGGGAAAGAGTATTCAAACATAGGATTTTTTGACAATGAAGCAAGGGCTGAGCGTATAATAGGAAGTCTGTCAAAATATAGCCCATATCATCAGATAAAAGACCTTGATGATGAAGTATTGGCTAAAGCGGTGGAAATGACACCGCCGAGAAAGAAGTACAAGTTATTACCACCGAATCAATATAATTGTCAGGACTGGATTGATGATGTATTAAAAACGTATTGGAAACTTATGAATAATCCGTGTCCCTGA
- a CDS encoding RHS repeat domain-containing protein: MVRPVDGPVFRLIIPGFHICCQRIQPTTTRNEQNGLPESVSDSALALSRVFNGYGETDREAYSVGGDQMVWEITSRDEAERIKQKTETVGGETVIYDYDYDEMGRLLTVEKDGTPVEEYRYDAAGRRNYELNTRRGISRITDGDFAYDNADCLTGIGGADYEYDEDGFLLQKTDGADVTQYDYSLRGELLSVTLPDERFIEYVHDPLGRRIAKKADGTITEKYLWTGLTTLLAVYDGSDNLLMRFEYAAGRMPVAMTKGGQRYYLAYDQVGTLRAVTDASGNAVKRVGYDTFGNVISDSNTAFAVPFGFAGGLHDADTGLVRFGYRDYDPDTGRWTAKDPILFAGGDTDLYGYCLGDPVNFVDPEGTFVFAGSAAAIALVKAGIVTIGAMGAIIAGGWLHDALFNESSESDDKGNLPDPSILGDSIITGPCPSGPEDPKDKKRKGEFKSTKQRKQLERYKNQLKRKLEGNQREVFQRMLEEGKMPGEQFSGKEKLDEIYQHVIKNIKP, encoded by the coding sequence GTGGTCAGACCTGTTGACGGACCTGTCTTCAGGCTGATAATTCCGGGTTTCCATATCTGCTGTCAACGGATTCAACCCACTACCACCCGGAATGAACAGAACGGCCTGCCCGAATCGGTGAGTGACAGCGCGCTGGCCCTGTCCCGTGTTTTCAACGGCTACGGCGAAACGGACCGGGAGGCGTATTCTGTCGGCGGCGATCAGATGGTATGGGAAATCACATCCCGGGATGAGGCCGAACGGATTAAACAGAAGACCGAGACTGTCGGTGGCGAAACGGTCATATATGACTATGATTACGATGAGATGGGCCGTCTGCTCACTGTGGAAAAAGACGGGACGCCTGTCGAAGAGTACCGATATGACGCCGCGGGCCGGAGAAATTACGAACTGAATACCCGGCGGGGCATTTCCCGGATAACGGACGGGGATTTTGCCTACGATAACGCGGACTGCCTGACCGGGATCGGGGGCGCGGATTACGAATATGACGAAGACGGGTTCCTTCTTCAAAAGACCGACGGCGCGGATGTGACGCAGTATGATTATTCCCTCCGGGGCGAACTGCTGAGCGTTACCCTGCCCGATGAGCGTTTTATCGAATATGTCCACGACCCGCTGGGCCGCCGCATCGCCAAAAAGGCTGACGGCACAATCACGGAGAAGTACCTCTGGACCGGGCTGACCACCCTGCTGGCAGTGTACGACGGCAGCGACAACCTGCTCATGCGATTTGAATACGCGGCGGGCAGAATGCCGGTCGCCATGACAAAGGGCGGACAGCGGTATTACCTTGCCTATGATCAGGTCGGCACGCTGCGGGCGGTCACGGATGCGTCCGGCAATGCGGTGAAGCGGGTCGGGTATGATACGTTCGGCAATGTCATCAGCGACAGCAACACCGCGTTTGCCGTGCCCTTCGGCTTCGCAGGCGGGCTGCATGACGCAGACACCGGGCTGGTAAGATTCGGGTATCGGGATTATGACCCGGACACGGGAAGGTGGACCGCCAAAGACCCGATTTTATTTGCAGGCGGGGATACGGATCTGTATGGGTATTGTCTTGGTGATCCGGTGAATTTTGTCGATCCGGAGGGAACTTTTGTTTTTGCAGGCAGCGCCGCAGCTATCGCATTAGTCAAAGCAGGTATTGTCACAATCGGAGCCATGGGAGCCATTATTGCAGGTGGCTGGCTGCATGATGCTCTGTTCAATGAAAGTTCCGAAAGTGATGATAAAGGTAATTTACCTGATCCCAGTATTCTTGGAGATTCCATAATTACAGGACCATGCCCGTCCGGTCCTGAAGATCCTAAAGATAAAAAACGTAAAGGTGAATTTAAAAGTACAAAGCAAAGAAAACAACTTGAGAGGTACAAAAATCAGTTAAAAAGAAAACTTGAAGGAAACCAGCGTGAAGTTTTCCAAAGAATGCTCGAAGAGGGGAAAATGCCAGGAGAACAGTTCTCCGGTAAAGAGAAGCTTGATGAGATATATCAACATGTGATAAAAAACATCAAACCATAG
- a CDS encoding UPF0236 family transposase-like protein, with product MTIRSLHGKFVFGVCRFCGIENGKEIYPTWFGLTSQFPDGYVSSRLREFSAFYSNRLSYAGVAELLRRVCGDSVLSGAGIREIVAGKASEINRAIGKEVADLLSDRKPSVFPVINAEVAVYDRKTEETLISDDGIQVKKQKTTRKKAADRPSENSTGEKRRKERINTDVIILEKSEGGFDYMTALTDEKGDECVPLKDVVRSRLLREYGGRRNPLNIVAITDGAKNIRLRLREIFGFPVTLILDWYHLCKKVREHMSMISRNRDEKSAHMGFLIHHLWRGNTAEALNYMKSEIIPKNEKRLADLITYIEKHRHEIIDYELRKSVGKTIGSGRVEKACDQVVGFRQKKKGMSWGKVGSRALATLKIAELNGRWDALWKITDRSEAANNCLC from the coding sequence GTGACAATCCGGTCGCTTCACGGGAAATTCGTTTTCGGAGTCTGCCGTTTCTGCGGAATTGAAAACGGTAAGGAGATTTATCCGACATGGTTCGGGCTGACAAGTCAGTTTCCCGACGGCTATGTGAGCAGCCGCCTCAGAGAATTTTCCGCCTTTTACAGTAACCGGCTGAGCTATGCCGGAGTGGCAGAGTTGCTGAGACGTGTCTGCGGGGACAGTGTGCTGAGCGGTGCGGGAATCCGTGAGATTGTTGCCGGGAAAGCTTCCGAAATAAACAGGGCAATCGGAAAGGAGGTTGCCGACCTGTTGTCAGACAGAAAACCGTCGGTCTTCCCTGTCATAAACGCCGAAGTCGCCGTTTATGACAGGAAAACAGAGGAAACTCTTATTTCCGATGACGGCATTCAGGTAAAAAAACAGAAAACCACCCGGAAAAAAGCGGCAGACAGGCCATCGGAAAATTCCACCGGGGAAAAAAGGCGGAAAGAGCGCATAAATACCGATGTGATAATTTTGGAAAAATCGGAAGGGGGATTCGATTATATGACAGCTCTGACCGATGAAAAGGGTGATGAATGCGTACCTCTGAAAGATGTGGTCAGAAGCCGGCTTCTCAGGGAATACGGCGGAAGGCGGAACCCTCTGAATATCGTGGCGATAACTGACGGGGCAAAAAATATTCGCCTGAGGTTAAGAGAAATATTTGGTTTTCCGGTAACACTTATTTTGGATTGGTATCACCTTTGTAAAAAGGTAAGGGAGCATATGAGCATGATTTCCCGGAACAGGGACGAGAAATCTGCCCATATGGGATTTCTGATTCACCATCTGTGGCGGGGGAATACGGCAGAAGCTCTTAACTATATGAAATCAGAAATCATACCGAAAAATGAAAAGAGACTGGCCGACCTCATCACATATATTGAAAAGCACAGGCATGAGATCATTGATTACGAACTGAGAAAATCGGTCGGAAAGACAATAGGGAGCGGCAGAGTTGAAAAAGCCTGCGATCAGGTCGTCGGATTCCGGCAGAAAAAGAAAGGCATGAGCTGGGGAAAAGTCGGAAGCAGGGCTCTGGCAACCCTGAAAATTGCCGAACTGAACGGTCGGTGGGACGCTTTGTGGAAAATCACCGATCGCTCGGAAGCTGCAAATAACTGTCTGTGCTGA
- a CDS encoding carboxypeptidase-like regulatory domain-containing protein produces the protein MLKKAHEFIIRQFQVKNRKDILLLPLRLAVAYLIVRKMADDIRFFICAYQTGDYKPVVMYIIEFVPLFILIFVTWKILDNAGKKGRDNLINTVTVLILFNLFTLFLNRSLSFVYYIDGPYIGRVTDADTGEPIQGAVVMGAWEMIWFETPWTGFGESFAGVRETVSDRYGRFVLPFGSKVWLYPFSFIDKDGIAVFMPGYDSYPPSMQNAWSDGEAEEWRRKLEKAYPGHDAWEWSKKIKSGRADYVRSVYYGIFRQKGGYKIFSPMNIRLNKIRTFEERQAVRRSLIRKKCNCRAARFYKVAWEIKRQLHN, from the coding sequence ATGCTGAAAAAGGCTCATGAATTCATTATCCGTCAGTTTCAGGTGAAGAACCGGAAAGATATTCTGCTGCTGCCGCTCAGGCTGGCTGTCGCATATCTGATTGTCCGCAAAATGGCGGATGACATCCGTTTTTTTATATGCGCATATCAGACCGGCGACTACAAACCCGTGGTGATGTACATAATAGAATTCGTACCTCTGTTCATACTGATTTTTGTGACATGGAAAATTCTGGATAATGCCGGAAAGAAAGGGAGAGACAATCTAATAAACACGGTGACCGTTCTCATCCTGTTCAATTTGTTCACCCTGTTCCTGAACAGAAGCCTGTCCTTTGTTTATTACATAGACGGGCCTTATATCGGACGGGTTACGGATGCGGACACCGGGGAGCCGATACAGGGCGCTGTTGTCATGGGAGCATGGGAGATGATCTGGTTTGAGACTCCGTGGACCGGTTTCGGAGAGAGCTTCGCCGGGGTGCGCGAGACTGTGAGCGACAGATACGGACGGTTTGTGCTGCCCTTTGGCAGCAAAGTATGGCTCTACCCGTTTTCATTCATAGACAAAGACGGAATCGCCGTTTTCATGCCCGGCTACGATTCATATCCGCCGAGCATGCAGAATGCCTGGAGTGACGGGGAAGCCGAAGAATGGCGCAGAAAGCTGGAAAAGGCATATCCGGGGCATGATGCATGGGAATGGTCAAAAAAAATAAAATCCGGCAGAGCGGATTATGTCAGAAGTGTATATTATGGAATATTCAGACAAAAAGGGGGATATAAAATATTCAGCCCCATGAATATCAGGCTGAACAAAATCCGGACCTTTGAAGAACGACAGGCTGTCAGACGCAGTCTGATACGCAAAAAATGCAATTGCCGGGCTGCAAGATTTTACAAAGTGGCTTGGGAAATAAAAAGGCAACTGCATAACTGA
- a CDS encoding carboxypeptidase-like regulatory domain-containing protein — protein MLKKVYEFIIRQFQVKNRKDVLLLPLRLAVAYLIARKIADDIRFFRCALETGDSEGILLYIRECVLLCILIFVTWKFWEKSKKKWNPINVVTVFILFNLFTLFLNRSLCFICYIDGPYIGRVTDADTGEPIQGAVVAGSWQIIYFENPWTGFGDTLADRHETVTDRFGWFVLPFGSRIWPWPFSVMTTTYIKVFAPNYDSYPPSMCGAWTSEEAEKWEKKLKQLYPNHPAWKAGTDIRSDFYGESIYYTIFRRGTDVAYMTYRFETPHFFNIRLNRARTAKERREVVRRMKPGKYNCKTPRFGKAVLEEKKRLESMAITEN, from the coding sequence ATGCTGAAAAAGGTTTATGAATTCATTATCCGTCAGTTTCAGGTGAAGAACCGGAAAGACGTTCTGCTGCTGCCGCTCAGGCTGGCTGTCGCCTATCTGATTGCCCGTAAAATAGCGGATGATATCCGTTTTTTCAGATGTGCGTTGGAAACCGGCGATTCCGAAGGCATACTTCTGTATATAAGAGAATGTGTGCTTCTGTGCATACTGATTTTTGTGACATGGAAATTTTGGGAAAAATCAAAAAAGAAATGGAATCCGATAAATGTGGTGACCGTTTTCATTCTGTTTAATCTGTTCACCCTGTTTCTGAACAGAAGCCTGTGCTTCATTTGTTATATCGACGGGCCTTATATCGGGCGGGTTACGGATGCGGACACCGGGGAACCGATACAGGGAGCCGTGGTTGCCGGGTCATGGCAAATAATCTACTTTGAAAATCCGTGGACCGGTTTCGGAGACACTTTGGCCGATAGGCATGAGACTGTGACCGACAGATTCGGATGGTTTGTGCTGCCTTTTGGCAGCCGGATATGGCCTTGGCCATTTTCCGTCATGACGACCACATATATCAAAGTGTTTGCACCCAATTATGACTCATATCCGCCATCAATGTGCGGAGCATGGACTTCCGAAGAAGCGGAAAAATGGGAGAAAAAATTGAAACAACTATATCCGAATCACCCGGCATGGAAAGCCGGAACCGACATACGCTCTGATTTTTACGGAGAAAGTATTTATTACACTATCTTCCGGCGTGGAACTGACGTTGCCTATATGACTTACCGTTTTGAAACCCCCCATTTTTTCAATATCAGGCTGAACAGGGCACGGACCGCAAAAGAACGGCGGGAGGTTGTTCGCAGGATGAAGCCCGGAAAATATAATTGCAAAACCCCGAGATTTGGCAAAGCGGTTTTGGAAGAGAAAAAACGGTTGGAATCAATGGCGATAACAGAAAACTGA
- a CDS encoding LamG-like jellyroll fold domain-containing protein: MEEGQGTTVADSSGNGNDAALSHNSDSAGPVWESDARQGNNIFFSTEARWNNRYGNYADLGALDISSGGDRLTVGCMFRADPDQGDALLFSTRQNGNERYLNLTARSDGSFYFMIRTPDGEAACRTAAGKFQPGEWTFVVAMYDGQTMRIYADGREIFAEGGYSGGPEYAPGVHTHISALQEGNALYPFFDGNISYAFIYGRTLSATEIGFIYQNGKAAFHSGTPDETPPTVPPNLTATAVSASQTELAWEASSDDTGVAGYKIFRDDAKVGTIAGTAYGDTGLSAETAYVYKIRAYDPAGNLSDFSQPVSVTTPAATDVAPALTFIEPDGTDDTADGFYTVRWTDEDPDSSATISLYYDTDNTGADGTLIVSGLSEDADGDGDAHVWDTSGLAGGVYYVYAVIDDGVNPTVTVYSSGAVTIDQPAPVISFTADPSEITAGASSALSWNVADADTVTIDNGIGTVNTTGTQAVSPAETTTYILTATGPGGTHTASATVTVNPPAPVINTFTADPTEITAGAFSSLSWNVTNADTVTIDNGIGTVGESGSVSVSPDQTTTYTITVTDFSGNPHTAEFTINVIQPPITVNITSPADGATVTGREVTIKGTCTSPIGKSFGVTINGIAVQVCGNSFFANRVMLTEGENTITVTATDEDGNTASSSVTVMSAESDSGISITLFPESGIAPLETDLNADYSIPGTAADASVECSGPAQPTISKVSLTEYDLIFDTPGLYTVTYRITDTDGVEYTKEAMVCVQDEDETDAFFRALWIGMRDALVAGNIETACGYFLSDRREDYSQAFTALSAEQRNKIPFADRIEMVESSGGETRYFISMETEISGEVRTVGSWLIFRKDADGFWRIGFF, encoded by the coding sequence ATGGAAGAAGGCCAGGGGACAACGGTTGCGGACAGCAGCGGGAACGGCAATGATGCGGCTCTGAGCCATAACAGCGATTCTGCCGGACCCGTCTGGGAGTCAGATGCCCGGCAGGGAAACAATATCTTTTTCTCAACCGAAGCCCGCTGGAACAACCGATATGGGAATTATGCGGACCTGGGTGCTTTGGATATCAGCAGCGGGGGCGACCGGCTTACCGTGGGCTGCATGTTCAGGGCGGACCCGGATCAGGGGGATGCCCTGCTGTTTTCAACGCGGCAGAACGGAAATGAAAGATATCTGAATCTGACCGCCCGCAGTGACGGCAGTTTTTATTTTATGATCAGAACCCCCGACGGAGAAGCCGCATGCCGGACCGCGGCGGGAAAATTCCAGCCCGGAGAGTGGACATTTGTCGTGGCCATGTATGACGGGCAGACCATGAGAATTTATGCCGACGGCCGGGAAATATTCGCCGAAGGCGGATATTCGGGCGGTCCCGAGTACGCTCCGGGCGTACATACCCACATCTCGGCTTTGCAGGAAGGCAATGCGCTGTATCCGTTTTTTGACGGCAATATCTCATATGCCTTTATTTACGGCAGAACGCTGTCGGCAACCGAGATCGGCTTTATTTATCAGAACGGCAAGGCCGCCTTTCATTCCGGCACACCGGATGAGACCCCGCCGACCGTTCCGCCGAATCTGACGGCCACGGCGGTTTCCGCTTCGCAGACGGAGCTGGCCTGGGAGGCGTCGTCCGATGACACCGGGGTTGCCGGATATAAGATATTCCGGGACGATGCCAAGGTCGGCACAATCGCCGGAACCGCCTACGGCGATACCGGACTGAGCGCGGAAACGGCATATGTTTATAAAATCCGGGCATACGATCCGGCAGGCAATCTTTCGGATTTCAGCCAGCCGGTCAGTGTGACGACGCCTGCCGCAACCGATGTTGCCCCGGCCCTGACTTTCATAGAACCGGACGGCACAGACGACACGGCAGACGGTTTCTACACCGTCCGGTGGACGGACGAAGACCCGGACAGCAGTGCGACAATTTCGCTGTATTATGACACGGACAACACGGGCGCAGACGGCACCCTGATTGTCAGCGGCCTGAGCGAGGACGCAGACGGCGACGGCGATGCCCATGTGTGGGATACTTCGGGGCTGGCTGGCGGCGTCTACTATGTATATGCGGTCATTGACGACGGCGTGAATCCGACGGTGACGGTTTACAGCTCCGGCGCAGTGACCATTGACCAACCCGCACCGGTGATTTCTTTCACTGCCGATCCCTCGGAAATCACCGCAGGCGCTTCCTCCGCGCTTTCCTGGAATGTGGCAGACGCGGATACCGTGACCATCGACAACGGTATCGGTACTGTGAATACCACCGGAACGCAGGCCGTTTCTCCGGCTGAGACGACCACCTACATTCTGACAGCCACCGGACCGGGCGGTACGCATACGGCTTCCGCGACCGTGACGGTAAATCCGCCCGCACCGGTGATCAACACCTTCACTGCCGATCCCACGGAAATCACGGCAGGCGCTTTCTCCTCACTTTCCTGGAATGTGACAAACGCGGACACTGTGACTATCGACAACGGCATCGGCACGGTCGGGGAATCCGGCTCTGTGTCTGTCTCACCCGATCAGACCACTACTTATACCATTACCGTCACTGACTTTTCGGGAAATCCCCACACAGCGGAGTTTACCATAAATGTGATTCAGCCCCCGATTACCGTGAATATCACTTCGCCTGCGGACGGAGCAACTGTTACGGGCAGGGAGGTTACGATAAAGGGAACCTGTACAAGCCCGATCGGAAAAAGTTTCGGTGTCACGATAAACGGCATAGCTGTACAGGTCTGCGGCAACAGCTTTTTCGCCAACCGGGTGATGCTGACGGAAGGCGAAAACACGATCACGGTGACGGCCACGGACGAGGACGGCAATACAGCCTCTTCGTCCGTTACCGTTATGTCCGCAGAGTCGGACTCCGGCATTTCCATAACACTTTTTCCCGAATCCGGGATTGCGCCGCTGGAAACAGATCTGAATGCGGATTATTCCATCCCTGGCACAGCTGCGGATGCCTCCGTGGAATGCAGCGGCCCGGCACAGCCGACGATCAGCAAAGTCAGTCTGACCGAATATGATCTGATATTTGACACGCCCGGCCTTTATACGGTGACATACAGGATTACGGACACCGACGGCGTGGAATACACAAAAGAGGCAATGGTCTGTGTTCAGGATGAGGATGAGACGGACGCATTTTTCAGGGCGTTATGGATCGGAATGCGGGATGCGCTGGTTGCGGGGAATATTGAAACGGCGTGTGGTTATTTCTTATCTGACCGCCGGGAGGATTACAGCCAGGCATTCACAGCCCTGTCTGCGGAACAGCGCAACAAAATCCCCTTTGCCGACCGTATAGAAATGGTTGAATCATCCGGCGGAGAAACCCGGTATTTCATTTCAATGGAGACCGAAATCAGCGGAGAAGTTCGGACTGTCGGCTCCTGGCTGATCTTCAGGAAGGATGCGGATGGTTTCTGGAGGATCGGGTTTTTCTGA
- a CDS encoding caspase family protein: MARRALLVGINDYRGIGDLKGCHNDISNMRDILKTCLGFTNNDIRVVADARATKQAILYRLEYMVNIARPGDFMVFHFSGHGSQIRDRNGDELEDYMDELICPWDMNWDNGFILDDDLDAIFKRIPEGALLEVFLDACHSGTGTRSANLGRPAEASPDHPTVSRYLPPPIDISFRHEDDEDALKKVRGFRSVNRAGSRSTENHILWSGCRSDQTSADAYINGAYNGAFTYYFCKHMRETGGSISRANLLERIRKSLRYNGFSQVPQLACSGGDACNNNPLQFPAPDETRRLLYLTTPYLRGDDVRQLQRALANAGYKISADGVFGPHTREIVRQFQRDNDLVVDGIAGAGVYGALFG; this comes from the coding sequence ATGGCAAGGCGAGCGCTTTTAGTGGGCATCAACGATTACCGGGGCATCGGTGATCTGAAGGGATGTCATAACGATATCAGTAATATGCGGGATATCCTCAAGACCTGTCTGGGATTTACCAACAACGACATCCGCGTGGTTGCGGACGCCCGCGCCACAAAGCAGGCCATTCTCTACCGCCTGGAGTACATGGTGAATATCGCCCGGCCCGGCGATTTCATGGTTTTCCACTTCTCCGGCCACGGCTCCCAGATCCGCGACCGGAACGGCGATGAACTGGAAGATTACATGGATGAACTGATCTGCCCCTGGGATATGAACTGGGACAACGGCTTTATTCTGGACGACGACCTTGACGCCATCTTCAAACGGATTCCCGAAGGCGCGCTGCTGGAGGTCTTTCTGGACGCCTGCCATTCGGGAACCGGCACCCGGAGCGCGAATCTGGGCCGTCCGGCGGAAGCAAGCCCCGATCACCCGACCGTCTCCCGCTATCTTCCCCCGCCCATCGACATCTCCTTCCGGCACGAAGATGACGAAGATGCCCTGAAAAAAGTCAGGGGATTCCGTTCGGTCAACCGCGCCGGCAGCCGGAGTACTGAAAATCACATCCTGTGGTCCGGGTGCCGGTCGGATCAGACCTCGGCAGACGCTTATATCAACGGCGCGTATAACGGCGCATTCACCTATTATTTCTGCAAGCACATGCGGGAGACCGGCGGCAGCATCAGCCGTGCCAACCTGCTGGAACGCATCCGGAAATCCCTCCGATACAACGGATTCTCCCAGGTGCCCCAGCTGGCCTGTTCAGGCGGGGACGCCTGCAACAACAACCCGCTTCAGTTTCCCGCACCGGACGAAACCCGCCGCCTGCTTTATCTGACCACGCCTTATCTGAGGGGCGATGACGTCCGGCAGCTTCAGAGGGCGCTGGCCAATGCAGGCTACAAAATTTCGGCAGACGGCGTATTCGGGCCGCACACCCGCGAAATCGTCCGCCAGTTTCAGCGGGACAACGACCTGGTGGTTGACGGCATTGCCGGAGCGGGTGTCTATGGGGCGCTCTTCGGTTAG